In one window of Paenarthrobacter nicotinovorans DNA:
- a CDS encoding caspase family protein codes for MEKAALCVGINKFKYLPESSWLHGCVNDAEDLAGLLEESYGFPASQVTVLRDDKATKKMVLAEVNKLVDAAVEGTIQQIVFTFSSHGTQIPDTGGDEDDSLDEAFACHDINDAGDSWDPGTVISDDELAAVFGRLPDGVLMDVLLDTCHSGTGLKSLDLIPGRRPRFLPGPTPRAVMANEDLETRTLRDIVKTAKLSTPVLMAACRSDQTAADALMEGRYNGAFTYNLVKSLRSDGGLGRADLLKEVSKGLKAGGFDQVAQLEASRAARKAAWGA; via the coding sequence ATGGAAAAGGCAGCCCTTTGTGTGGGGATCAACAAATTCAAGTACCTTCCGGAGTCCAGCTGGCTTCACGGCTGTGTCAACGATGCCGAGGATCTGGCCGGCCTGCTCGAGGAAAGCTACGGATTCCCGGCATCACAGGTCACCGTTCTGAGAGATGACAAAGCCACCAAAAAGATGGTCCTGGCCGAGGTCAACAAGCTGGTGGACGCGGCGGTCGAGGGCACGATCCAGCAGATCGTGTTCACCTTCTCCAGCCATGGCACGCAGATTCCGGATACCGGTGGCGACGAAGACGACAGCCTTGACGAGGCCTTTGCCTGCCACGACATCAACGATGCCGGTGACTCCTGGGACCCCGGAACGGTCATTTCAGACGACGAACTGGCTGCCGTGTTCGGCCGCCTTCCTGATGGCGTCCTGATGGATGTGCTGCTTGATACCTGCCACAGTGGTACCGGGCTGAAGTCGCTGGACCTGATTCCCGGCCGTCGCCCGCGCTTCCTGCCTGGACCAACGCCCCGGGCCGTCATGGCGAACGAGGACCTGGAGACCCGGACCCTGCGCGATATTGTCAAGACCGCCAAGTTGTCCACGCCGGTCCTCATGGCAGCCTGCAGATCCGACCAAACCGCAGCGGATGCCCTGATGGAAGGCCGGTACAACGGCGCGTTCACGTACAACCTCGTTAAATCCCTGCGCAGCGACGGAGGCTTGGGGCGGGCTGACCTCCTCAAAGAAGTGAGCAAGGGATTGAAGGCCGGCGGCTTCGACCAGGTGGCGCAGCTTGAGGCGTCGAGGGCTGCGCGCAAAGCGGCCTGGGGAGCTTGA
- a CDS encoding gluzincin family metallopeptidase encodes MAFPKKSPGDIKAGQMVSLTILAEGPIAPAGGAPLTAQVRIPVERLRRGPTGHRYAIHIRKWRGTTVSPVSLTQPGDPWRLISEPPPAGLRELLDDTRFLAQHVYGVAMSTLEIFETTLGRRMPWNPEGRVVLKARDLVTATDTGYERGTNIIRFGSVDRMGYKVPTALYRDIVAHEVTHAILDGFRPAWADQMATMEQLAMHEALADIVAILSVFSSKEVVYRQLEAAAGGFEAGQTVDDAVLMRSLFDFARDLFARGPLREPFVGAAPEGWQLLPEPHARGAVVVGAVLRAVQRLWSERNARYGGFHSLQQKAESGSIVATRILRMVIRGLSYMPPVDVSWRDLLRGIIAADLDMVPDDVHGYREALQTEFSAIGIRRVSLNNISGVENYSGLRYPIRLSALGSDPQEVQRFVWENPRLLEAARLERRTPLSSTRVRTSERVSPDGFIISEIGASFIQTVRMSRREAYVRLGVKTGRDFIDVRGGGLLRFDAGGRLVYAALKPVMDRERQGQLFGSDQHHEAEQAASSGVRNKFHGTGD; translated from the coding sequence GTGGCATTTCCAAAGAAGAGCCCGGGAGACATCAAAGCCGGGCAGATGGTCTCCTTGACCATCCTTGCTGAGGGGCCGATCGCCCCCGCCGGGGGTGCGCCGCTGACGGCACAGGTACGCATACCGGTTGAACGGTTGCGGCGCGGTCCCACGGGCCACCGCTACGCCATCCATATCCGGAAGTGGCGGGGGACCACCGTATCCCCGGTGAGCCTGACGCAGCCGGGAGACCCTTGGCGGTTGATTTCCGAACCACCGCCGGCCGGCCTGCGCGAACTCCTGGACGACACCCGCTTCCTGGCCCAGCACGTCTACGGTGTCGCGATGAGCACGCTGGAAATCTTCGAAACCACCCTGGGCAGGCGCATGCCGTGGAACCCCGAAGGGCGTGTGGTGCTCAAAGCCCGTGACCTGGTCACCGCAACAGACACCGGGTACGAGCGGGGCACCAACATCATCCGTTTCGGATCCGTGGACCGGATGGGATACAAAGTCCCGACTGCCCTGTACCGCGACATTGTTGCCCATGAGGTGACACACGCGATCCTGGATGGGTTCAGGCCGGCCTGGGCGGACCAGATGGCCACCATGGAACAGCTGGCCATGCACGAGGCTTTGGCCGACATCGTGGCCATCCTCTCCGTGTTCTCTTCCAAGGAAGTTGTGTACCGGCAGCTCGAAGCCGCGGCAGGAGGTTTCGAAGCGGGGCAGACCGTTGATGACGCAGTGCTGATGCGCTCGCTCTTTGACTTCGCCCGGGATCTCTTTGCCCGTGGGCCACTGCGCGAGCCGTTCGTCGGTGCCGCGCCGGAGGGCTGGCAGTTGCTCCCCGAACCCCACGCGCGGGGTGCTGTCGTGGTGGGTGCGGTGCTCCGGGCCGTCCAGCGCTTGTGGTCCGAAAGGAATGCCCGCTACGGCGGGTTCCACAGCCTCCAGCAAAAGGCCGAGTCCGGTTCGATTGTGGCAACCAGGATCCTTCGCATGGTGATCCGGGGCCTGTCCTACATGCCGCCTGTGGATGTTTCCTGGCGCGATCTTCTGCGCGGAATCATAGCCGCCGACCTCGACATGGTTCCTGACGATGTCCATGGATACCGGGAAGCACTCCAAACCGAGTTTTCCGCAATCGGCATCCGCCGGGTTTCGTTGAACAACATCAGCGGGGTTGAGAACTACAGCGGGCTCCGTTACCCGATCCGCCTCTCGGCACTGGGATCAGACCCCCAGGAAGTACAGCGCTTCGTGTGGGAGAACCCGCGGCTCCTGGAGGCCGCCCGTCTCGAGCGGCGCACACCCCTGAGTTCCACCCGGGTCCGGACGTCCGAACGCGTATCGCCGGACGGGTTCATCATTTCCGAGATCGGAGCATCCTTCATCCAGACGGTCCGGATGAGCCGGAGGGAAGCCTATGTCCGCCTTGGGGTGAAGACCGGGCGGGACTTCATTGACGTCCGTGGAGGAGGACTGTTGAGGTTCGACGCCGGTGGCCGCCTCGTCTATGCCGCGCTCAAACCCGTCATGGACAGGGAACGGCAGGGCCAGCTGTTCGGTTCCGACCAGCACCACGAAGCCGAGCAAGCGGCCTCATCCGGGGTGCGCAACAAATTCCACGGCACGGGGGACTAG
- the mnmA gene encoding tRNA 2-thiouridine(34) synthase MnmA: MSGGVDSAVAAARAVEAGHDVVGVHLALSRMPGTLRTGSRGCCTIEDSRDAWRACDVLGIPYYVWDFSERFKEDVVQDFIDEYAAGRTPNPCMRCNERIKFAALLEKAIALGFDAVCTGHYAKVIEDADGNRELHRAADWAKDQSYVLGVLTHEQLKHSMFPLADTPSKAEVRAEAERRGLSVANKPDSHDICFISDGDTRGWLAEKIEMTTGDIVDETGAKVGEHPGANAFTVGQRRGLKLGTPAADGKPRFVLEIRPKENKVVVGPEALLAIDEIRGIKVSWAGLPIPEVATGASFECHAQVRAHGDPVPAVAHVEAVEDGSGVERAQLVVTLTDPLRGVAPGQTVVLYQGSRVLGQATIDAARSLQRVAL, from the coding sequence ATGAGCGGCGGAGTGGACTCCGCCGTGGCCGCCGCCCGAGCCGTTGAGGCAGGGCACGACGTCGTGGGGGTCCACCTCGCGTTGTCCCGCATGCCGGGGACCCTTCGCACCGGCAGCCGGGGCTGCTGCACCATTGAGGATTCCCGTGACGCGTGGCGGGCCTGCGACGTCCTGGGAATTCCCTATTATGTGTGGGATTTCTCCGAGCGCTTCAAGGAAGATGTCGTCCAGGACTTCATCGACGAATACGCCGCCGGACGGACGCCGAACCCGTGCATGCGCTGCAACGAGCGCATCAAGTTCGCGGCATTGCTGGAGAAGGCGATCGCCCTTGGTTTCGACGCTGTTTGCACCGGCCACTACGCCAAGGTGATCGAAGACGCGGACGGCAACCGTGAACTCCACCGTGCTGCCGACTGGGCCAAGGACCAGAGCTATGTCCTGGGCGTCCTGACCCATGAGCAGCTGAAGCACTCCATGTTTCCGCTGGCGGACACGCCCTCCAAGGCAGAAGTTCGTGCCGAGGCTGAGCGGCGCGGCCTGTCCGTGGCCAACAAGCCGGACAGCCACGACATCTGCTTTATCTCCGACGGCGACACCCGGGGCTGGTTGGCCGAAAAGATCGAGATGACCACCGGTGACATCGTTGATGAAACCGGGGCCAAGGTCGGCGAGCACCCTGGCGCCAACGCCTTCACCGTCGGGCAGCGCCGCGGGCTGAAGCTGGGCACTCCGGCCGCTGACGGCAAGCCCAGGTTCGTCCTCGAGATCCGTCCCAAGGAAAACAAGGTAGTCGTGGGCCCCGAAGCCCTGCTGGCGATCGACGAGATCCGCGGCATCAAGGTCTCCTGGGCCGGCCTGCCCATCCCGGAGGTCGCCACCGGCGCCAGCTTCGAATGCCACGCCCAGGTCCGTGCCCACGGCGATCCCGTCCCCGCAGTCGCGCACGTGGAAGCCGTCGAGGACGGGTCCGGCGTGGAACGGGCACAGCTCGTCGTCACCCTGACCGACCCCCTGCGTGGCGTGGCTCCCGGCCAGACCGTGGTTCTCTACCAAGGCAGCAGGGTCCTGGGGCAGGCAACCATCGACGCCGCGCGCTCACTTCAGCGGGTAGCCCTCTAA
- a CDS encoding FAD-dependent oxidoreductase, with amino-acid sequence MNTPLDSSPALPAVDCDVLVIGSGAGGLSAAVTAAYHGLKVVVVEKADVCGGATSWSGGWAWTPGNPLAKSDGVVEDREQFRTYLRHRLGNHYQEDRVEAFLEAVPHMVGFFQDKTSLQFVPGTEIKDIYGDTPGAGTGHRSVGPKPFNARNIRPGLRAMMRHQLYETSFLGMGIMAGPDLRKFLSASRGNVKGIFHAGWRVAFHLLDLVTHRRNMQLVNGTALTGRLLKSADDLGVEIRVSTPAKRLVTDASGKVAGAVVDSPQGELQINASRGVVLAAGGFPNDVARRKTLFPKTPMGREHWTLAPKETTGDGISMAQAVGARFETDVESPAAWCPVSLVPYLNGRTGTFPHIMDRAKPGSIGVRRDGKRFVNEAQGYYDYVQGMFNTTPEGEPVEAWQIADAAFVRRFPLGMAKPLPVPLFPYLRSGYLKKGNTLEELAAACGIDPQGLAETVAAFNDNARKGIDPDFQRGSSEFNRYGGDPGNKPNPSLRALEKGPFYAVRIVPGSFGTFAGLAADSRARVLDTHGQPIGGLYVAGNDQASVMGGHYPAGGINLGPALTFGYIAGRDLADATIYEDDGGAAPSQRRNLATLAERAEGSESEGGSITRI; translated from the coding sequence ATGAATACACCCCTGGATTCTTCCCCTGCCCTGCCCGCCGTGGACTGCGACGTCCTGGTCATCGGCTCCGGCGCGGGTGGCCTGTCCGCAGCTGTGACCGCCGCCTATCACGGGCTGAAGGTGGTGGTTGTTGAAAAGGCCGACGTCTGTGGCGGCGCTACCTCCTGGTCCGGCGGTTGGGCCTGGACCCCCGGCAATCCCTTGGCAAAATCAGATGGCGTGGTGGAGGACCGCGAACAGTTCCGCACCTACCTGCGCCACCGGCTCGGAAACCACTACCAAGAGGACAGGGTGGAGGCTTTCCTGGAAGCCGTGCCGCACATGGTGGGGTTCTTCCAGGACAAGACAAGCCTGCAGTTCGTACCCGGTACCGAGATCAAAGACATCTACGGCGACACGCCAGGAGCGGGCACCGGGCACCGTTCCGTCGGGCCCAAGCCGTTCAACGCACGCAACATCAGGCCCGGGCTCCGCGCGATGATGCGCCACCAGCTCTACGAAACCTCATTCCTTGGAATGGGCATCATGGCGGGTCCGGATCTGCGCAAATTCCTCTCCGCCTCCCGAGGCAACGTCAAAGGCATCTTCCACGCCGGCTGGCGGGTTGCCTTCCATCTGCTCGATCTCGTTACACACCGGCGGAACATGCAGTTGGTCAACGGAACCGCGCTCACAGGCAGGCTGCTGAAGTCCGCTGATGACCTTGGTGTGGAGATCCGCGTCTCCACGCCGGCCAAACGGCTGGTGACGGACGCCTCGGGAAAGGTGGCGGGCGCCGTCGTCGATTCTCCCCAAGGGGAACTGCAGATCAACGCCTCCCGTGGCGTCGTCCTGGCGGCCGGAGGCTTCCCCAATGACGTCGCCCGCCGCAAGACATTGTTCCCGAAGACGCCCATGGGCCGGGAGCACTGGACACTGGCGCCAAAAGAAACCACCGGCGACGGCATTTCCATGGCACAGGCAGTGGGTGCCCGGTTTGAGACCGACGTTGAGTCGCCGGCCGCCTGGTGTCCTGTCTCCCTGGTCCCATACCTTAATGGACGCACCGGAACGTTCCCGCACATCATGGACCGGGCAAAACCGGGCAGCATCGGCGTCCGACGGGACGGCAAACGATTCGTCAACGAGGCCCAGGGCTACTACGACTACGTCCAGGGCATGTTCAACACCACTCCTGAAGGTGAACCGGTCGAAGCGTGGCAGATCGCTGATGCAGCGTTCGTGCGAAGGTTCCCGTTGGGGATGGCCAAGCCCCTTCCCGTGCCGCTCTTTCCCTACCTGCGCTCCGGTTACCTGAAGAAAGGCAACACACTCGAGGAGCTGGCTGCGGCATGCGGCATCGATCCGCAAGGACTGGCAGAGACCGTCGCGGCATTCAATGACAACGCCCGCAAGGGCATTGATCCCGATTTCCAACGTGGCAGCAGTGAATTCAACCGCTATGGCGGCGATCCCGGAAACAAGCCCAATCCTTCGCTGCGTGCTTTGGAGAAGGGTCCGTTCTATGCTGTCCGGATTGTCCCCGGTTCGTTCGGTACCTTTGCCGGCCTCGCAGCAGATTCCCGGGCACGCGTCCTTGACACCCATGGCCAACCCATCGGCGGCCTTTATGTCGCGGGTAATGACCAGGCCTCAGTCATGGGCGGCCATTACCCCGCAGGAGGCATTAATCTCGGACCGGCCCTGACTTTCGGGTACATCGCAGGGCGCGATCTCGCTGACGCCACCATCTACGAGGACGACGGCGGCGCTGCCCCTTCGCAGCGACGGAACCTGGCGACGCTGGCCGAAAGAGCCGAAGGATCGGAATCCGAGGGTGGGTCAATCACAAGGATTTAG
- a CDS encoding aldo/keto reductase: MTCKGTETTTTEIANGVRVPLIGLGTWPLRGEDAAAAVSQAISNGYRHIDTAENYANESAVGEGIRRSGIARSELFLTTKFNTRWHSRSGVREAFGNSVQQLGTDYLDLFLVHWPNPAQGRYVDACEELQNLVDDGSIRAWGVSNFKPSHLKAVQGAGLAVPLNQVQVDPEHGQPDQLAYHRGHGIVTAAYSPLGRSGGFLSHPAVDRPAKELGKTPAQIVLRWHVQHGRVAVPKSADSQRQQQNLDVFNFRLNQQHIAAIDALETGAAPRLDSDTYFH, encoded by the coding sequence ATGACCTGCAAGGGCACAGAGACCACGACGACGGAAATCGCCAATGGCGTCCGCGTACCCCTGATCGGCCTGGGAACCTGGCCGCTCAGGGGCGAGGACGCCGCCGCGGCAGTGTCCCAGGCCATCAGCAACGGCTACCGGCACATCGACACCGCAGAAAACTATGCCAACGAGTCGGCTGTAGGGGAGGGCATCCGTCGCAGCGGCATCGCCCGGTCGGAGCTGTTCCTCACCACCAAGTTCAACACCCGGTGGCATAGCCGGAGCGGGGTGCGGGAGGCGTTCGGCAATTCGGTGCAGCAACTCGGGACCGACTACCTGGACCTGTTCCTGGTTCACTGGCCCAACCCGGCCCAAGGTCGATACGTCGACGCCTGCGAAGAACTGCAAAACCTCGTCGACGACGGTTCCATCAGGGCCTGGGGTGTTTCCAACTTCAAACCGTCGCACCTGAAGGCTGTCCAAGGGGCAGGCCTGGCAGTTCCGTTGAACCAAGTGCAAGTCGACCCCGAGCACGGCCAACCCGATCAGCTGGCCTACCACCGCGGACACGGGATAGTCACTGCGGCCTACAGTCCGCTGGGACGAAGCGGCGGATTCCTTAGCCACCCGGCAGTCGACCGTCCCGCGAAGGAACTGGGCAAGACTCCAGCCCAGATCGTGCTGCGCTGGCACGTCCAGCACGGCCGGGTAGCGGTACCCAAATCGGCAGACAGCCAACGCCAACAGCAAAACCTGGATGTCTTCAATTTCCGCCTGAACCAGCAGCACATCGCTGCGATCGACGCACTCGAAACCGGCGCGGCGCCCCGCCTGGACTCTGACACCTACTTCCACTGA
- a CDS encoding sugar phosphate isomerase/epimerase family protein — protein sequence MTRNVHRPIGLAQLSLLHTPPPALVDVAAVAGFDFVGLRVRPVTPTESPYDLQPGSRMLRETLSRMKDTGVTVRDIEFLLLDGTDQRDKWLRMMEAGQALEASSITVAGADPDTARLVGTLARMTEDGRGFGITPTLEAISYQPVASIAQAADIARQAGCRIVVDTLHFNRYNGPGAARQWDALRANADLVPLLQLCDGPLARPGTRDGLVTESRSERGIPGEGEFDLAAAVAVIPAILPVSVEVPSDRRVAELGDAGWARLLRAGVDAVLARGCSLQPSGSPDTAGAK from the coding sequence ATGACCCGAAACGTGCACAGGCCGATCGGCCTGGCCCAGTTGTCCCTGCTTCACACCCCGCCTCCTGCCTTGGTGGATGTTGCCGCCGTGGCGGGTTTCGATTTCGTTGGACTCCGGGTCCGCCCCGTGACACCGACTGAAAGCCCCTACGACCTTCAGCCGGGGTCGCGGATGTTGCGCGAAACGTTGTCACGGATGAAAGACACGGGCGTGACCGTGCGGGACATCGAATTCCTTCTGCTCGACGGCACCGACCAACGTGACAAGTGGCTGCGCATGATGGAAGCGGGCCAGGCCCTGGAGGCGAGCTCCATCACCGTTGCCGGTGCCGATCCGGACACCGCCCGACTGGTCGGAACACTTGCCCGGATGACAGAGGACGGCCGCGGATTCGGGATCACCCCCACGCTGGAGGCGATCTCCTACCAGCCCGTAGCCTCGATCGCCCAGGCCGCAGACATCGCACGGCAGGCTGGTTGCCGGATCGTGGTGGACACCTTGCACTTCAACCGATACAACGGTCCGGGCGCAGCCAGGCAGTGGGACGCGTTGCGCGCCAACGCCGACCTCGTGCCGCTCCTGCAGTTGTGCGATGGGCCGCTTGCCCGACCCGGGACCCGGGATGGACTGGTCACCGAATCCCGCTCGGAGAGGGGCATACCCGGCGAGGGCGAGTTCGACCTCGCGGCCGCGGTTGCAGTAATACCGGCGATTCTTCCGGTCAGTGTGGAGGTACCTTCGGACCGGCGGGTCGCCGAACTCGGCGATGCCGGCTGGGCACGCCTGCTGAGGGCAGGGGTTGACGCCGTGCTGGCCCGGGGCTGCAGCCTTCAGCCAAGCGGCTCTCCCGATACGGCAGGTGCAAAATGA
- a CDS encoding FAD-dependent oxidoreductase: MEQTKRYSARPLALGRNGRTPKTLRNRLASAPMERNYGTTDGRITDQYIDYLVTRARAGLGMVTTEATYVRADGKGRTHQLGLHSDAMIPDLRRLTDALHAEGALAAVELNHGGRTAQAAVSGHKNLAPSAVACEVAGGEVPRELTAGECHELVEAYAQAARRAVAAGFDVINIHGAHGYLIHQFMSPLSNHRTDEFAAPERFMNLVIDAVREAVPDTVVGMRVSVVEGPADGITAEQQVAILAKAHLEHLDFLDISAGSYEAGEWIVQSGEWKPGILAGYAKAYRQFGLPLGMAGRLNSPAIIEEVLRDGSCDFVSLARAIHADPGFVGGVLRDERYRPCIACNVCIDNLGLGQVTCTVNPAVGRSRVPVPTPSVREGSRVVVVGAGPAGLTAAHELAEAGAKVTLFDDGVRPGGRFALAERMKSTPDFHRFAEWSAEENARLGIEVRLRSRVDTAHLGGVVRDTAADAVVLATGGLRPGAGFNGGDMSNVLDVRDWLAAHLEVFEGGTEDVSDVPEALTIWGADSVAMSVADTLADRGTAVLLIGPQQAIAPESGRRAKILAVPRLEANPRVRIRLGVVIEEFDGGRVRISGPDLPAGGEWLDAPGPLLVSRSVAPLDGTIPRNIRDAGLSRVAGVPVTLAGTVVDQTPAIASNAVKSGYDAAQRIAFLLAADAAATNELTLNGTKR; the protein is encoded by the coding sequence ATGGAACAAACAAAACGCTATTCAGCCCGCCCCCTGGCACTTGGCCGCAACGGCCGCACCCCGAAAACCCTCCGGAACCGCCTGGCCTCCGCTCCCATGGAACGCAACTACGGCACCACTGACGGGCGGATCACCGATCAGTACATCGATTACCTCGTGACCCGGGCAAGGGCCGGACTCGGCATGGTGACTACCGAAGCGACATACGTTCGCGCGGACGGAAAGGGCCGAACCCACCAGCTCGGACTGCACAGCGACGCCATGATCCCGGACCTGCGGAGGCTCACTGACGCATTGCACGCCGAAGGTGCGCTCGCCGCCGTCGAACTCAACCACGGTGGGCGAACCGCGCAGGCTGCGGTCTCGGGGCATAAGAACCTTGCTCCTTCAGCGGTAGCGTGCGAAGTTGCAGGTGGCGAGGTTCCCCGTGAACTCACAGCCGGGGAGTGCCATGAGCTGGTGGAAGCCTATGCGCAGGCCGCACGCCGGGCGGTGGCCGCAGGCTTCGACGTGATCAACATCCACGGCGCCCACGGCTACCTGATCCACCAGTTCATGTCCCCTCTGTCCAACCACCGCACGGACGAGTTCGCGGCTCCGGAGCGGTTCATGAACCTCGTCATCGACGCCGTGCGGGAAGCCGTCCCGGACACTGTGGTGGGCATGCGCGTCTCCGTCGTGGAGGGACCTGCAGACGGCATCACCGCCGAACAGCAGGTGGCCATCCTCGCCAAGGCCCACTTGGAGCATCTGGACTTTCTGGACATCTCCGCCGGGAGCTATGAGGCCGGTGAATGGATCGTGCAGTCCGGGGAGTGGAAGCCGGGAATCCTGGCAGGCTATGCCAAGGCGTACCGGCAGTTTGGTCTTCCTTTGGGCATGGCCGGCCGCTTGAACTCGCCGGCCATTATCGAAGAGGTACTCCGGGACGGCAGCTGCGACTTCGTCAGCCTTGCCCGGGCGATCCATGCCGACCCGGGGTTCGTAGGCGGCGTCCTGCGCGATGAGCGTTACCGGCCCTGCATCGCCTGCAACGTGTGCATCGACAACCTGGGCCTCGGCCAGGTGACCTGCACAGTCAACCCGGCGGTGGGTCGCTCCCGTGTTCCCGTACCGACGCCCTCTGTCCGAGAGGGGTCCCGCGTGGTGGTTGTGGGCGCCGGACCCGCAGGTCTCACTGCCGCGCACGAACTCGCCGAAGCAGGAGCGAAGGTGACCTTGTTCGACGACGGCGTCCGCCCGGGTGGCCGGTTTGCCCTCGCGGAAAGGATGAAATCCACCCCGGACTTCCACCGTTTCGCTGAATGGTCAGCGGAGGAGAACGCCCGGCTCGGCATCGAGGTCCGCCTGCGTTCGCGCGTGGACACTGCGCACCTTGGCGGAGTGGTCCGCGACACCGCGGCAGACGCCGTCGTACTGGCCACCGGCGGGCTCCGACCCGGGGCGGGCTTCAATGGCGGAGACATGTCCAACGTCCTTGACGTGCGCGACTGGCTCGCCGCCCACCTGGAAGTGTTCGAGGGCGGCACCGAGGACGTAAGCGACGTACCCGAAGCCCTGACGATCTGGGGTGCCGACTCGGTGGCCATGAGTGTGGCGGACACACTGGCAGACCGGGGGACTGCCGTCCTGTTGATCGGCCCTCAGCAGGCTATCGCGCCCGAGTCGGGGCGCCGCGCCAAAATCCTGGCAGTGCCCCGGCTTGAAGCCAACCCCCGGGTGCGGATCCGCCTCGGCGTCGTCATCGAGGAGTTCGACGGGGGCCGTGTCCGGATCAGCGGCCCGGACCTCCCTGCCGGAGGCGAATGGCTCGACGCGCCCGGACCGCTCCTGGTGTCACGGTCCGTCGCTCCCTTGGACGGCACTATTCCCCGAAACATCCGGGACGCAGGGTTGAGCCGCGTCGCCGGAGTGCCTGTGACATTGGCCGGAACCGTCGTGGACCAGACACCGGCCATTGCCTCCAACGCCGTCAAGAGCGGCTACGACGCGGCCCAGCGGATCGCCTTCCTGCTCGCTGCAGACGCTGCCGCCACCAACGAACTGACACTGAACGGAACAAAGCGATGA
- a CDS encoding Gfo/Idh/MocA family protein, which translates to MTTPSPLTAEPLRIGIAGCGAISRNHLEAFNALADAVIVGVCDVDLQRARDTAKAWGIPAAVNSVPELLGLGVDVISVCTPHPTHEEVVLQAAAAGVHVLCEKPISTDLASAERMVKACDDAGVKLGVLFQRRFWPAAQRIRAAIDDGTLGRPIMGRCSVMLHREPEYYSRDAWRGTWASDGGGVLMTQAIHYIDLLQWFMGEVAEVYGKINTYKHGGHIEVEDSATAVITFASGAIATLEASTAVSPSLGVQIRITGETGASASLTEFPEGSDGRVDLWAAAGTISSEPVFPSGVDPNVSLATINGQLIPHHTAQVRDFVRALRNGDDPAITGRDATKALRILLAVYESSRTGAPVRFDHAPAGTRAPAELAG; encoded by the coding sequence ATGACCACACCATCACCTCTTACCGCCGAACCCCTGCGCATCGGAATCGCAGGATGCGGCGCAATCTCACGCAACCACTTGGAAGCCTTCAACGCCCTTGCAGACGCCGTCATAGTCGGCGTCTGCGACGTGGACCTCCAGCGCGCCCGGGACACTGCCAAAGCTTGGGGAATCCCAGCCGCAGTGAACAGTGTTCCGGAGCTCCTCGGTCTCGGGGTGGACGTTATCTCGGTGTGCACGCCGCACCCCACCCACGAGGAAGTGGTGCTCCAGGCCGCTGCCGCGGGAGTCCACGTGCTCTGCGAGAAGCCCATATCCACGGACCTGGCCTCAGCGGAACGCATGGTCAAAGCCTGCGACGACGCCGGCGTCAAGCTCGGAGTCCTCTTCCAACGACGCTTCTGGCCGGCCGCGCAACGCATCCGCGCAGCGATCGACGACGGCACCCTTGGCCGGCCCATCATGGGCCGTTGTTCTGTGATGCTTCACCGCGAGCCTGAGTACTACTCCCGGGACGCCTGGCGCGGGACCTGGGCCAGCGACGGTGGCGGGGTGCTGATGACCCAGGCCATCCACTACATCGACCTCCTGCAGTGGTTCATGGGAGAAGTGGCCGAGGTCTACGGCAAGATCAACACCTACAAACACGGCGGCCACATCGAAGTGGAAGATTCCGCGACTGCGGTCATCACGTTCGCTTCCGGGGCCATCGCCACCTTGGAAGCTTCGACGGCGGTGTCCCCGAGCCTGGGCGTCCAGATCCGGATCACAGGAGAAACCGGAGCATCGGCTTCCCTGACTGAATTCCCGGAAGGCAGCGACGGGCGGGTGGACCTGTGGGCCGCGGCCGGGACGATCTCCTCCGAACCCGTCTTCCCGAGCGGGGTTGACCCGAACGTCAGCCTGGCTACGATCAACGGCCAGCTGATCCCACACCACACCGCCCAGGTCCGCGACTTTGTCCGGGCACTCCGGAACGGCGACGACCCGGCAATCACGGGCCGGGATGCGACGAAAGCACTGAGGATACTGCTGGCGGTCTACGAATCATCGCGCACGGGAGCCCCCGTCCGCTTCGACCACGCCCCTGCAGGCACACGAGCACCCGCAGAGCTTGCAGGCTAA